The Archocentrus centrarchus isolate MPI-CPG fArcCen1 chromosome 7, fArcCen1, whole genome shotgun sequence genome window below encodes:
- the LOC115783024 gene encoding deoxynucleoside triphosphate triphosphohydrolase SAMHD1-like produces MENRKRPFEAVSSPGESFKTPEKRVSAVRVSDSDYMQWGVEEMSLYLRREGLGEWEESFRAQKITGVGVRDLKDADLEKIGVQCLGDRLRILHSLRKLWQIETEPSKVFNDPIHGHVVLHPLLIKIIDTPQFQRLRNIKQLGGTYFVFPGASHNRFEHSLGVGYLAGQLVKALNERQPELLISRRDVLCVQIAGLCHDLGHGPFSHMFDAVFLPKARPKKTWKHETASLSMFDHLVDDNGLKPVMEQHGLVLPEDLDFIKEQIAGPLDTNAAQSKRWPYKGRQKDKSFLYEIVANKKNGIDVDKWDYFARDCYHLGIQNNFDYSRFLNFARVCEVDGQKNICTREKEVGNLYDMFHTRNCLHRRAYQHKVCNIIETMITEAFLKADPHLQFEGSEGKMFTLSTAIDDMVAYTKLTDNVFEQILNSSSPELAEARQVLRNIVCRRLYKCLGQTTSEEPITVTQETIKSWEADLARAIPQSGSQDVNLQPEDFIVSVIVMDYGMKEKNPINNVRFYCKNDVTKAIQILKNQVSKFLPEHFVEQLIRVYCKKTDEKTLEAARKHFVQWCMDRNFSKPQDGDIIAPELTPLKPSWSSPSEGEDGEEGVSTEANSVNVNGQKKAKTKLF; encoded by the exons ATGGAGAACCGAAAGCGACCATTCGAGGCAGTTTCGAGCCCCGGTGAGAGCTTCAAAACGCCGGAGAAGAGAGTGTCCGCGGTCCGGGTGTCGGATTCGGACTACATGCAGTGGGGAGTGGAGGAAATGTCTCTGTACCTGCGAAGAGAAGGTCTCGGAGAATGGGAGGAATCATTTAGGG CGCAAAAAATCACTGGTGTCGGGGTTCGGGACCTCAAGGATGCTGACCTGGAGAAGATTGGCGTACA GTGTCTGGGTGACCGTCTGCGAATCCTCCACAGCCTCAGGAAGCTGTGGCAGATTGAAACTGAGCCAAGCAAG GTGTTTAATGATCCTATCCATGGACATGTGGTGTTACACCCACTTCTCATCAAAATCATCGACACACCTCAGTTCCAAAGATTACGAAACATCAAGCAGTTGGGAGGAACCTACTTTGTCTTTCCAGGAGCATCCCACAACCGGTTTGAACATTCGCTTGG AGTGGGCTATTTGGCTGGACAGCTTGTAAAAGCTCTGAACGAGAGGCAGCCAGAGCTCCTTATCTCCCGCAGAGACGTCCTGTGTGTGCAGATTGCCGGGCTGTGCCATGACCTGG GACATGGACCATTTTCCCACATGTTCGATGCTGTGTTCCTCCCCAAAGCACGTCCAAAAAAGACCTGGAAG CATGAGACTGCCTCTCTCTCCATGTTTGACCATCTGGTGGATGACAATGGCCTGAAGCCTGTGATGGAGCAGCACGGGCTGGTGCTGCCTGAGGACCTGGACTTCATTAAGGAGCAGATTGCTGGACCATTAGACACTAATGCAGCTCAGAGCAAAAGG TGGCCATACAAAGGCCGTCAGAAAGACAAGTCCTTCCTCTACGAAATTGTGGCCAATAAAAAGAACGGCATTGATGTAGATAAGTGGGACTATTTTGCAAG GGACTGTTACCACCTGGGTATCCAGAACAACTTTGACTACAGCCGCTTCCTAAACTTTGCCAGAGTGTGTGAAGTGGACGGGCAGAAGAACATATGCACTAGAGAAAAG GAAGTAGGAAATCTATATGACATGTTCCACACCAGGAACTGTCTCCACAGGAGAGCCTACCAGCACAAAGTGTGCAACATCATAGAGACTAT GATCACAGAAGCTTTTTTAAAAGCAGACCCGCACCTTCAGTTTGAAGGATCAGAAGGAAAGATGTTCACTCTGTCAACAGCCATTGATGACATGGTGGCCTACACCAAGCTGACTG ATAATGTGTTTGAACAAATACTCAACTCGTCCTCACCCGAGCTGGCAGAGGCGCGACAGGTACTGCGCAACATCGTCTGTCGACGCCTCTACAAGTGTCTGGGCCAAACTACCTCAGAAGAACCCATAACTGTCACCCag GAAACAATTAAGAGCTGGGAAGCAGATCTGGCTCGAGCCATCCCACAGAGTGGGAGCCAGGATGTCAATCTGCAGCCAGAGGACTTCATAGTTAGT GTTATTGTTATGGATTATGGGATGAAGGAGAAGAACCCCATCAACAATGTGCGTTTCTATTGCAAGAACGACGTGACTAAAGCCATCCAGATCCTCAAGAATCAG GTGTCTAAATTTCTCCCAGAGCACTTTGTGGAGCAGCTGATTAGGGTCTACTGTAAGAAGACGgatgagaagacactggaggctgCCAGGAAGCACTTTGTGCAGTGGTGCATGGACAGGAACTTCTCAAAGCCTCAG GATGGAGACATAATAGCCCCTGAGCTGACTCCTCTGAAACCCAGCTGGTCGAGCCCCAGTGAAGGCGAGGATGGTGAAGAGGGTGTATCCACAGAAGCAAACTCTGTCAATGTAAATGGACAAAAGAAGGCCAAAACTAAGCTGTTCTAA